From a single Leishmania infantum JPCM5 genome chromosome 36 genomic region:
- a CDS encoding streptococcal hemagglutinin-like protein, which produces MRITAATATAPVGAPGARIRKGKAKTIRAVAAAGAVWRPQSQLIFTSNATSVKATPNGELGASTTAGAISTNDSINGYTVTSSALAIKTAGTGVGGSCGVASVLPIPTAPSSGSAQAPPLSSSGRAGLESQILRNDTLEAVRRSGAEGFPPSREKGVVSCTLLAAEKRRRVADAAATSELSTDDRNAFTPAEVPLWVAGGAPLDASKAADTGGGASAASFEGAMGNSPFVSSSSSASSDTGCAQRAKALHTDQRPSATHRCDKGAFEKRPQLLLSLAQDNRGFLNPGYSCSSSVSSSEDRGAGSGRAGSDGSAGSARRQGTPSATPFSRAAPSEQRGKACGGATPPASTTLLGCGRNRATLAVFPLTAAEEQSARQAYDTYRAQQEKASYHRNHASATKHCSQRSASVPPSALSTSTPVGKRELLRLLRGLYHRAQAMMACTTKTAAPASAPPQRKAVSPTITVSAADVLHEFPSTKYLLNAAEACFGSRRFRTLMAAVVADSDALAPIVVRNNDGGAPAVPTASRLRLSSSSQGLTVEEALSFFRHLKHEMASDVARQRERRQAEPSAMPEAASGDKGRNRPAKAAPSQPLLDLQGSQKRRSISAPSCQAASQMCRLPSAQAGRRSGRPPPTPVARMAARRATSASFLPSSTPPSPSPQLSSSPSRPGIPGAVALAGPQKPTGRRKGPRRKVALPRPSPHLLGNNSCAPDAAYRDDFIHTYVQRKAFAEIAGGQGCHHSTTVTLGQLIKVLHWFELALNPSVLERLCGVQAQPARESPDIFIDFNTFVKIINSGLRCQRYSGGSGSSSAPASASADNDDDPQSNAFVPVLPPEAPARASPVTLPIPGLTATDGASLSTGSGCAPCSKAASSTISVRDSGGSNRSLLVLAPVSAAAHCRLSSLSSMSTSTASSRASGGSMHRPFMDTDDAYPLVAHDSAIAALCRSIRQRLRRELRRSVSGGSNALLRPRDNQGNRNGTGDGALQKEGNDPQYSPSSRTAPASSRSWRSLSLASSAALPMPRENLSAAGLVGESQSAPARRDGEEFSVSPHLSKWLSDTKRSTPLSRQRLREQPSPSPLVVHALPPPSHPYTPTPTPRAPRAQPVRRGEGAIASQWFRTAQRWRGHGHRLAAPPPARPATAQRQALSAAVARRCRRHQGSMHLITSLSPYSDSGHGARRPASHCWPRIATLSTLSQSRRSSSLHSCDTQPVLHSLHLSEPDLSAAFLSQTLPAQTASRHQKRNRPASAYTRLTAAPTHDACTAHVLHPPLSPTIRSSPLPYRRRLFQAR; this is translated from the coding sequence ATGCGTATCaccgcggcgacagcgaccgCCCCTGTCGGTGCCCCAGGCGCCAGAATCCGCAAGGGGAAGGCAAAAAccatccgcgccgtcgccgcggcaggcgctgTATGGCGCCCCCAATCGCAGCTCATCTTCACCTCCAACGCCACCTCTGTGAAGGCGACGCCGAACGGCGAACTTGGCGCCTCGACAACCGCAGGGGCCATCAGCACCAATGACAGCATCAACGGCTACACCGTCACCTCATCAGCGCTGGCGATAAAGACTGCAGGTACTGGAGTCGGTGGCAGCTGTGGGGTTGCCTCGGTGCTCCCCATACCCACCGCGCCATCCTCTGGTAGCGCGCAAGCACctccgctgtcgtcgtcagGGCGTGCTGGGCTGGAAAGCCAGATTTTGCGGAACGACACTCTCGAAGCTGTGAGGCGATCAGGCGCCGAGGGGTTTCCACCCTCGCGGGAGAAGGGCGTTGTCAGTTGCACGTTGCTAGCAGCCGAAAAGCGACGCCGTGTtgcggacgccgccgcgacaaGCGAGCTCAGCACAGACGACCGAAATGCGTTCACCCCTGCTGAGGTGCCGCTCTGGGTggctggcggcgctcctcTCGATGCTTCCAAGGCTGCAGATACCGGTGGgggcgccagcgctgcttcCTTCGAAGGAGCGATGGGCAACTCGCCCTTCGTGTcgagctcctcctcagcTTCTTCCGACACAGGATGTGCGCAGCGGGCAAAGGCCTTGCACACAGACCAGCGGCCCTCAGCGACGCACCGGTGCGACAAGGGCGCTTTCGAGaagcggccgcagctgctcctgtcGCTTGCGCAGGACAACCGGGGTTTCCTCAATCCTGGCTACTCGTGCAGCTCCTCAGTCTCGAGCAGTGAGgaccgcggcgctggcagtgGGCGTGCAGGtagcgacggcagcgccggttCGGCAAGGCGCCAGGGTACCCCATCTGCGACACCTTTCAGTCGAGCCGCACCATCAGAGCAGCGCGGAAaagcgtgcggcggcgcgactcCGCCGGCGTCCACTACCCTTCTGGGTTGCGGCAGGAATCGGGCCACCCTCGCTGTCTTCCCGCTgaccgccgcggaggagcagTCAGCCCGGCAAGCGTACGACACCTACCGAGCACAGCAAGAGAAAGCGAGTTATCACAGAAATCACGCCAGCGCCACTAAGCACTGCTCTCAGCGCTCTGCTTCCGTGCCCCCATCCGCCCTGAGCACTTCCACGCCTGTAGGGAAgcgtgagctgctgcggctacTTCGCGGGCTTTATCACCGTGCACAGGCCATGATGGCATGTACCACAAAgaccgccgcgccggcgtccgCCCCGCCGCAGAGGAAGGCGGTGTCGCCAACGATCACCGTTAGCGCGGCAGACGTACTGCACGAGTTTCCTTCCACCAAATACCTGCTCAACGCAGCTGAGGCATGCTTTGGCAGCCGTCGTTTCCGAACTCTCAtggctgctgtggtggcagACAGTGACGCCCTCGCCCCCATCGTAGTTCGAAACAACGACGGAGGAGCGCCCGCCGTGCCCACCGCTTCACGGTTACGGTTGTCGTCTTCGTCTCAAGGATTGacagtggaggaggcgctctcCTTCTTTAGGCACCTCAAGCATGAAATGGCCTCGGATGTGGCCAGGCAACGGGAGAGGAGGCAGGCAGAGCCGTCGGCGATGCCAGAAGCAGCGTCGGGGGACAAAGGGCGGAATCGCCCAGCGAAGGCGGCTCCATCACAGCCGCTACTTGACCTGCAGGGTTCGCAGAAGAGGCGTAGTATTTCTGCCCCCAGTTGTCAAGCTGCCTCCCAGATGTGCCGTCTCCCTTCTGCGCAGGCCGGTCGACGCAGCGGCCGACCTCCGCCGACTCCTGTTGCGCGGATGGCGGCGAGGCGTGCCACGTCGGCGTCTTTCCTGCCGTCGTCTACCCCACCGTCGCCTTCCCCGCAGTTGTCTTCCTCACCGTCCAGGCCAGGGATTCCCGGGGCGGTGGCGTTGGCGGGGCCTCAGAAGCCAACTGGACGGCGTAAGGGCCCGCGCAGAAAAgtagcgctgccgcggccgtcgccgcatcTGCTCGGTAACAACTCGTGCGCGCCCGACGCAGCTTACAGGGATGACTTCATTCACACATATGTGCAGCGCAAGGCATTTGCTGAGATCGCCGGAGGCCAGGGCTGCCACCACAGCACCACCGTGACACTGGGGCAGCTGATAAAAGTGCTGCACTGGTTCGAGCTGGCGCTCAACCCCAGCGTCCTCGAGCGCCTGtgcggcgtgcaggcgcagccggcgcgaGAATCGCCGGATATCTTCATCGACTTCAATACCTTTGTGAAGATCATCAACTCGGGCTTGCGTTGCCAGCGCTACAGTGGGGGCAGCGGCTCCTCTTCAGCacccgcctccgcgtcggcggacaacgacgacgatcCGCAGTCCAACGCGTTTGTGCCGGTGTTGCCCCCAGAGGCGCCTGCACGGGCTTCTCCTGTGACGCTGCCTATTCCAGGCTTGACGGCGACCGACGGTGCATCGCTCAGCACGGGTAGCGGGTGTGCACCTTGCTCTAAagctgcctcctccaccatCTCAGTGCGTGACAGTGGGGGCTCGAATCGTTCGCTACTGGTCCTCGCCCCAGTttctgccgcggcgcattGCCGATTGAGCAGCCTCAGCAGCATGTCGACTTCAACCGCTTCTTCGCGGGCAAGTGGCGGCAGCATGCACAGGCCATTTATGGACACAGACGATGCGTACCCATTGGTGGCTCATGACTCCGCCATCGCAGCGCTCTGCCGCAGTATTcgccagcggctgcgccgagagctgcggcggagcgTGAGCGGTGGGTCtaacgcgctgctgcgaccgcGAGACAACCAAGGCAACCGCAACGGGACTGGCGATGGCGCGTTGCAAAAGGAAGGAAACGACCCGCAGTATTCTCCATCTAGCCGGACGGCGCCGGCTTCCTCGCGCTCGTGGAGGTCGTTGTCTTtggcctcctccgcagcgTTGCCAATGCCCAGGGAGAACTTGAGCGCCGCCGGTCTAGTTGGTGAGAGCCAATCCGCTCCTGCACGTCGCGATGGCGAGGAATTCTCGGTATCGCCACACTTGTCGAAGTGGCTCAGTGACACGAAGCGTAGCACTCCGCTCTCTCGCCAGaggctgcgcgagcagccgtcgccgtcgccgcttgTAGTTCATGCgttgcctcctccctcgcatCCGTACACACCGACCCCTACGCCAAGAGCCCCGCGTGCACAGCCCGTCAGAAGAGGTGAGGGCGCCATTGCCTCCCAGTGGTTCCGCAcagcgcagcgctggcgggGGCACGGGCACCGActcgctgctccgccgcccgccAGGCCGGCTACTGCGCAAAGACAGGctctctccgctgccgtggcgagGCGGTGTCGCCGGCATCAAGGATCGATGCACCTTATCACGTCCCTGTCGCCTTACAGCGATTCAGGCCATGGCGCCCGACGGCCCGCAAGCCATTGCTGGCCGCGCATCGCGACTCTATCAACGCTGAGCCAGTCGCGAaggtcgtcgtcgctgcacTCCTGTGACACTCAGCCAGTGCTGCATTCGCTCCACTTGTCAGAACCCGACTTGTCTGCCGCTTTCCTGTCGCAGACTTTGCCTGCACAGACGGCGTCGAGGCACCAGAAACGGAACCGTCCAGCAAGCGCCTATACGCGACTTACGGCGGCACCAACGCATGACGCCTGTACAGCGCACGTCTTAcacccccctctctcaccaACCATCAgatcgtcgccgctgccgtatcggcggcggctcttCCAGGCCCGCTAG